One Methylosinus sp. C49 DNA segment encodes these proteins:
- a CDS encoding DUF2267 domain-containing protein has translation MEEIAASIGNYVGISAPTARLAIGHIFAFLEKRDAAVGAELIARVPGGRETVEAALAAPRRGLLGLALGGLGALVGKNQKDVVELTSRLTSMGLSAAQLQKLAKAVFVLAEQAVGRPKLQTITDTIPGFSKFLWPNG, from the coding sequence ATGGAGGAGATCGCCGCATCCATCGGCAATTACGTCGGCATTTCGGCGCCGACCGCCCGTCTCGCGATCGGTCACATTTTCGCGTTTCTGGAGAAGCGCGACGCCGCTGTCGGCGCGGAGCTGATCGCGCGCGTTCCCGGCGGCCGCGAGACGGTCGAGGCGGCGCTCGCCGCGCCGCGCCGCGGGCTGCTCGGGCTGGCGCTCGGCGGGCTCGGGGCTCTGGTCGGCAAAAATCAGAAAGACGTGGTCGAGCTGACCTCGCGGCTGACCAGCATGGGGCTATCCGCCGCGCAGCTGCAGAAGCTCGCCAAAGCGGTCTTCGTGCTCGCCGAGCAGGCGGTCGGCCGCCCCAAGCTGCAAACCATCACCGATACGATTCCGGGCTTCTCGAAGTTTCTCTGGCCGAACGGCTGA
- a CDS encoding SRPBCC domain-containing protein → MTETRSITTEKDFEHPVDAVWRAMTDSEWLAVWFFPNDIRPEVGHSFTIWSRPIERWDGEFQCKVLEVVPGEKLSFRWKGGHEELKGFGHYMDVTVTWTISALPDGGTHFHFVQEGISTEPTSDALYDIMLKGADSVLRSLAKRIPDLLEHEP, encoded by the coding sequence GTGACCGAGACGCGAAGCATTACGACCGAGAAAGATTTCGAGCATCCGGTCGACGCAGTCTGGCGCGCCATGACGGATTCGGAATGGCTCGCCGTCTGGTTTTTCCCCAATGACATCCGGCCGGAGGTCGGACATTCCTTCACCATCTGGAGCCGCCCGATCGAGCGTTGGGATGGCGAGTTCCAATGCAAGGTGCTCGAGGTCGTCCCTGGCGAGAAGCTCAGCTTCCGCTGGAAAGGCGGCCATGAGGAACTCAAGGGCTTCGGTCACTATATGGATGTGACCGTCACCTGGACGATCTCCGCTCTGCCCGACGGCGGCACGCATTTCCACTTTGTCCAGGAGGGGATCTCCACCGAGCCGACCTCCGACGCGCTCTACGACATCATGCTCAAAGGCGCCGACAGCGTGTTGCGCAGCCTCGCCAAGCGTATTCCCGATCTCCTCGAGCACGAGCCCTGA
- a CDS encoding Rieske 2Fe-2S domain-containing protein — MAFTFICNTSAVSEGAMGLFQAGRKSVLLVWPAGGELKAFRGRCPHADMPLNEATFDGKTVLCNYHNWGFDGVNGKCVTHLVRNALHPYELKIEGDEIQVDLGPAKVARAPA, encoded by the coding sequence ATGGCGTTCACCTTTATTTGCAACACCAGCGCCGTGAGCGAAGGGGCCATGGGGCTCTTTCAGGCAGGCCGCAAGAGCGTCCTGCTGGTCTGGCCGGCCGGCGGCGAGCTCAAGGCTTTTCGCGGCCGCTGTCCACATGCCGACATGCCGCTCAACGAAGCCACTTTCGACGGCAAGACCGTGCTCTGCAATTATCACAATTGGGGCTTCGACGGCGTCAACGGCAAATGCGTGACGCATCTCGTCCGCAACGCCCTGCATCCTTACGAGCTGAAGATAGAGGGCGACGAGATCCAGGTCGATCTCGGTCCGGCCAAGGTCGCGCGCGCGCCGGCGTGA
- a CDS encoding bifunctional 5,10-methylenetetrahydrofolate dehydrogenase/5,10-methenyltetrahydrofolate cyclohydrolase, translated as MQKIYSKEIVAARKAALTEAIVALKARGVTPKLAAVVCSSDPAALSYVAVKRKHAEEVGAAFEGVDLSHAGSYADIAAHMRDLCARPDIHGVIVVMSSKPAFDEIDVTNLIPASKDADGLSVGNLGALLQNGPHQRFIAPATPRACIAMAETQGPLAGKTVAVIGRGRTVGKPLANMLVNAGATVTICHSATPDIPKFSRAADIVFVATGRPHFFGRDYFADGQLVVDAGVGFIDGKLAGDVDAAALEGLDIRLTAVPGGVGPLTSVLILENLLLLIAHAEAAHRL; from the coding sequence ATGCAGAAAATCTACAGCAAGGAGATCGTCGCCGCCCGTAAGGCGGCGCTCACGGAGGCGATCGTCGCGCTGAAGGCGCGCGGCGTCACGCCGAAGCTCGCCGCCGTCGTCTGCTCTTCCGATCCGGCGGCGCTGAGCTATGTCGCCGTCAAGCGCAAGCATGCGGAGGAGGTGGGCGCGGCTTTCGAGGGCGTCGATCTCTCCCATGCCGGCTCTTATGCCGATATAGCGGCGCATATGCGCGACCTCTGCGCGCGCCCGGATATTCACGGCGTCATTGTCGTGATGTCGTCGAAGCCCGCATTCGACGAGATCGACGTGACCAATCTCATCCCAGCGAGCAAGGATGCGGATGGGCTCTCCGTCGGCAATCTCGGCGCGCTGCTGCAGAATGGGCCGCATCAGCGCTTCATCGCGCCCGCGACGCCGCGCGCCTGCATCGCCATGGCGGAGACGCAAGGGCCGCTGGCCGGCAAGACGGTCGCCGTCATCGGCCGCGGCCGCACGGTGGGCAAGCCGCTCGCCAATATGCTGGTGAACGCCGGCGCCACAGTGACGATCTGCCATTCGGCGACGCCGGACATTCCGAAATTCTCGCGCGCGGCCGATATCGTCTTCGTCGCGACGGGCCGTCCGCATTTCTTCGGGCGCGATTATTTTGCGGATGGGCAGCTCGTCGTCGACGCCGGCGTCGGCTTCATCGACGGCAAGCTCGCGGGGGATGTGGACGCGGCGGCGCTTGAGGGGCTGGACATTCGCCTCACGGCGGTTCCCGGCGGAGTGGGGCCGCTGACCTCGGTTCTCATTCTGGAAAATCTCCTGTTGCTGATCGCCCATGCCGAGGCGGCGCATCGCTTGTGA
- a CDS encoding sulfite exporter TauE/SafE family protein produces MQLELIQYVIGAGCGAAIGFTLGLIGGGGSVLAVPLLVYVVGVKDPHVAIGTSAFAVAVNAAFSLWNHARSGSVKWRCGGIYAAAGMLGAVVGSTIGKSFDGQRLLFLFALAMILTGVMMLRGRGAAGDAAVECTVERAPRVASFGLVTGLFSGFFGIGGGVLVVPGLVGSTGMPMINAVGTSLVAVTVFGMTTAATYAFSGLIDWLLAIVIIGSGAVGTLIGAALARRLSKNTGQLTIAFAIVVFAVAAYTLFNSQIMTR; encoded by the coding sequence GTGCAACTCGAGCTCATTCAATATGTGATCGGCGCCGGCTGCGGCGCCGCCATCGGCTTCACGCTCGGCCTCATCGGCGGCGGCGGCTCGGTGCTCGCCGTGCCGCTGCTGGTCTATGTCGTCGGCGTGAAGGATCCGCATGTCGCCATCGGCACCAGCGCATTCGCGGTCGCCGTCAATGCGGCCTTCAGCCTGTGGAACCATGCGCGCTCCGGCTCGGTGAAATGGCGCTGCGGCGGCATATACGCCGCGGCCGGAATGCTGGGGGCCGTCGTCGGCTCGACGATCGGCAAGAGCTTCGACGGACAGCGGCTGCTGTTTCTCTTCGCGCTGGCGATGATCCTGACCGGCGTGATGATGCTGCGCGGCCGCGGCGCCGCGGGCGACGCCGCTGTCGAATGCACAGTGGAGCGCGCGCCGCGCGTCGCCTCCTTCGGACTCGTCACGGGATTGTTCTCGGGCTTTTTCGGCATAGGCGGCGGCGTCCTCGTCGTGCCCGGCCTCGTCGGCTCGACGGGAATGCCGATGATCAACGCCGTCGGCACGTCGCTCGTCGCCGTCACCGTCTTCGGAATGACGACGGCGGCGACCTATGCGTTCTCGGGCCTCATCGATTGGCTGCTCGCCATCGTCATCATCGGCAGCGGCGCGGTGGGAACGCTGATTGGCGCGGCATTGGCGCGGCGCCTGTCCAAGAACACCGGACAGCTGACCATCGCCTTCGCGATCGTCGTTTTCGCCGTCGCCGCCTATACGCTGTTCAACTCGCAGATCATGACGCGGTAA
- a CDS encoding bifunctional protein tyrosine phosphatase family protein/NAD(P)/FAD-dependent oxidoreductase, whose product MSFTKLSSVFSVSPQISEADVERAARDGFRLVIDCRPDDEEPGQPNFRDVAEWAAKHGLAAKHVPVTPSNIDDVSVADFASALATASGPTLGYCKSGRRASALWALSQAMPLGAEIVLAAAKAAGVDLEPWKARIIARGGAPTGDRGPGSYDVVIVGGGSGGVAAAASLLKRRPSLSIAIVEPAELHYYQPGFTLVGAGVFQPEVTKRPMASVIPDKAVWIKKSVAEFAPDSDEVVLDDGSRLRYRALIASPGIKLDWEAIPGLVETLGRNGVTSNYRADLAPYTHYLAQTLRGGRALFTQPPMPIKCAGAPQKAMYLSCDAWRRAGALSDIEVEFHNAGPVLFGVPAYVPALMEYVKRYGIDLRFESKLVAVDGPAKIATFEEKDANGAIIRVERDFAMMHAVPPQRAPEFVAKSPLAAESGFIAVDPESLRHTRYGNVFALGDAVATTNAKTAAAARKQAPVVAINVLSVLDGKAPHVGYDGYGSCPLTVERGKIVLAEFGYGGKLLPSFPKWLIDGTRPSRAAWFLKERLLPPIYWSAMLKGQEWLCAPHMIEKGEQPAE is encoded by the coding sequence ATGAGCTTCACGAAACTGTCGTCCGTTTTCTCCGTTTCGCCGCAGATCTCCGAAGCCGATGTCGAGCGCGCCGCGCGCGACGGATTTCGTCTCGTCATCGATTGTCGTCCCGACGATGAGGAGCCGGGCCAGCCCAATTTCCGCGACGTCGCCGAATGGGCGGCGAAGCATGGGCTCGCGGCCAAGCATGTTCCGGTGACGCCCTCGAACATAGACGATGTGTCCGTCGCCGATTTCGCCAGCGCGCTCGCGACTGCGAGCGGTCCCACGCTCGGCTATTGCAAGAGCGGCAGGCGCGCGAGCGCATTATGGGCGCTGTCTCAGGCCATGCCGCTCGGCGCTGAAATTGTTCTCGCCGCGGCGAAAGCTGCCGGCGTCGATCTCGAGCCGTGGAAGGCGCGCATCATCGCGCGTGGCGGCGCGCCGACCGGCGACCGCGGTCCGGGCTCTTATGATGTGGTGATCGTCGGCGGCGGCAGCGGCGGCGTCGCCGCGGCGGCGAGCCTTTTGAAGCGTCGGCCCTCGCTCTCCATCGCCATCGTCGAGCCGGCCGAGCTTCACTATTATCAGCCCGGCTTCACCCTCGTCGGCGCCGGCGTGTTCCAGCCGGAAGTGACGAAGCGTCCGATGGCCTCGGTCATCCCCGACAAGGCCGTCTGGATCAAGAAGTCCGTCGCCGAATTCGCGCCCGATTCCGATGAGGTCGTTCTCGACGACGGCTCGCGGCTGCGCTATCGCGCGCTCATCGCCTCGCCCGGCATAAAGCTTGATTGGGAGGCTATTCCCGGCCTCGTCGAGACGCTCGGCCGCAATGGCGTCACCTCTAATTATCGCGCCGATCTCGCGCCCTACACGCATTACCTCGCGCAGACTCTGCGCGGCGGACGCGCATTGTTCACGCAGCCGCCCATGCCGATCAAATGCGCGGGCGCGCCGCAAAAGGCGATGTATCTCTCCTGCGACGCATGGCGCCGCGCCGGCGCGCTCTCCGACATCGAGGTCGAGTTTCATAACGCTGGCCCTGTGCTGTTCGGCGTGCCGGCCTATGTGCCGGCGCTGATGGAATATGTGAAGCGCTACGGCATCGATCTGCGCTTCGAGTCGAAGCTCGTCGCCGTCGATGGGCCGGCCAAGATCGCGACCTTCGAGGAGAAGGACGCCAATGGCGCGATCATTCGCGTCGAGCGCGATTTCGCCATGATGCACGCCGTGCCGCCGCAGCGCGCGCCGGAGTTCGTCGCCAAAAGTCCGCTGGCCGCGGAGAGCGGCTTCATCGCCGTGGATCCCGAGTCGCTGCGCCATACGCGCTACGGCAATGTCTTCGCGCTCGGCGACGCCGTCGCGACGACCAACGCCAAGACGGCGGCCGCCGCGCGCAAGCAGGCGCCCGTCGTCGCGATCAATGTGCTCTCGGTTCTCGACGGCAAGGCGCCGCATGTCGGCTATGACGGCTATGGCTCCTGTCCGCTCACAGTGGAGCGCGGCAAGATCGTGCTCGCCGAGTTCGGCTATGGCGGCAAGCTGCTGCCGAGCTTCCCCAAATGGCTGATCGACGGCACGCGTCCGTCGCGCGCCGCATGGTTCCTGAAGGAGCGGCTGCTGCCGCCGATCTATTGGAGCGCGATGCTCAAGGGCCAGGAATGGCTCTGCGCCCCGCATATGATCGAGAAGGGCGAGCAGCCCGCCGAGTGA
- a CDS encoding DUF2892 domain-containing protein, protein MTRNVGTIDRIFRLAIVAAIALAYWLGALSGGLAIALGVVAIIALATSLVSFCPAYRLFGISTCERV, encoded by the coding sequence ATGACCAGGAATGTCGGAACAATAGACCGCATTTTCCGTCTCGCCATCGTCGCCGCCATTGCATTGGCCTATTGGCTCGGCGCGCTCTCCGGCGGCCTCGCCATCGCGCTCGGCGTCGTGGCGATCATCGCCTTGGCGACCAGCCTCGTCTCCTTCTGCCCCGCCTATCGTCTCTTTGGAATCTCGACCTGCGAGCGCGTCTGA
- a CDS encoding DUF6691 family protein, translating to MVNRSTLLGLLSGVIFGVGLAVSGMANPARVRGFLDVFGAFDPTLAFVMIGALVPMAIAWRVMRRLERPLAAESFDLPPTSPIDARLVLGAAIFGLGWGVAGLCPGPALADLALAPLEAAPFVAAMALGMVLQRLTAQKM from the coding sequence ATGGTGAACAGATCCACTCTTCTCGGCCTTCTCAGCGGCGTGATCTTCGGCGTCGGCCTCGCGGTCTCGGGCATGGCGAATCCGGCGCGCGTGCGCGGCTTTCTCGATGTCTTCGGCGCCTTCGATCCGACTCTCGCCTTCGTGATGATCGGCGCGCTCGTGCCAATGGCGATCGCTTGGCGCGTCATGCGCCGGCTGGAGCGTCCGCTCGCCGCCGAGAGCTTCGATCTGCCGCCGACCTCGCCGATCGACGCGCGCCTCGTTTTGGGCGCGGCGATCTTCGGTCTCGGATGGGGCGTCGCCGGCCTTTGTCCCGGTCCAGCGCTCGCCGATCTCGCCCTCGCGCCGCTCGAGGCCGCGCCCTTCGTCGCGGCCATGGCGCTCGGAATGGTTCTGCAGCGCCTCACCGCGCAGAAAATGTGA
- a CDS encoding YeeE/YedE thiosulfate transporter family protein — protein MTLATSMAQGLAGGLMIGASASIMLLGAGRIAGVSGLFARTIGLTKACGPDGLAAGFVLGLPLGAGALVLLSGPIEMRFPPLAMLLIGGLLVGYGTRLGSGCTSGHGVCGLSRLSKRSLVATGVFMSVAAATVAAMNAAGLAW, from the coding sequence ATGACGCTCGCCACTTCCATGGCGCAGGGCCTCGCCGGCGGGCTGATGATCGGCGCGAGCGCGTCGATCATGCTGCTCGGCGCCGGGCGCATCGCCGGCGTCAGCGGCCTCTTCGCCCGCACGATCGGCCTCACCAAGGCCTGCGGGCCGGATGGTCTGGCGGCGGGCTTCGTTCTCGGCCTGCCGCTCGGCGCGGGAGCGCTCGTTCTTCTCTCCGGGCCGATCGAGATGCGCTTTCCGCCGCTGGCGATGCTGCTGATCGGCGGGCTGCTCGTCGGCTATGGAACTCGGCTCGGCTCCGGCTGCACCAGCGGCCATGGCGTCTGCGGCCTGTCGCGACTCTCGAAACGCTCGCTGGTCGCGACGGGAGTGTTCATGAGCGTCGCGGCGGCGACGGTGGCGGCGATGAATGCTGCGGGGCTCGCATGGTGA
- a CDS encoding MBL fold metallo-hydrolase, whose product MTDAALERAREQILAAAKRPSIQVETFFDEPTFTASHIVYDPTTRHAAIVDSVLNFDAASGRTSTKGADEIVAYVNRESLTIDWLLETHAHADHLSAAPYLQTKLGGKLAIGREITTVQTVFGKVFNFGTEFARDGSQFDHLFDDGETFAIGEIPAITLHVPGHTPADVAYVIGDAAFVGDTLFMPDYGTARADFPGGDARALYRSIRRLMALPDETRLFLCHDYKAPNRDAYAWETTVGAERKGNVHVHDGVGEDAFVDMRTHRDATLDLPHLILPSVQVNVRGGRLPPPEDNGARYLKLPLDVF is encoded by the coding sequence ATGACGGATGCAGCGCTAGAGCGGGCTAGGGAACAGATCCTCGCCGCCGCGAAACGGCCGTCTATTCAGGTCGAGACCTTCTTCGACGAGCCGACTTTTACAGCGTCTCACATCGTCTACGATCCGACGACGCGCCATGCGGCGATCGTCGACAGCGTGCTGAATTTCGATGCGGCGTCCGGCCGCACCTCGACCAAAGGCGCGGACGAGATCGTCGCTTACGTGAATCGTGAAAGTCTGACGATCGACTGGCTGCTGGAAACCCACGCCCATGCCGACCATCTCTCGGCCGCGCCCTATTTGCAGACCAAGCTCGGCGGCAAGCTCGCGATAGGCCGCGAGATCACCACGGTTCAAACCGTCTTCGGCAAGGTCTTCAACTTCGGGACGGAGTTCGCCCGTGACGGCTCGCAGTTCGATCATCTGTTCGACGATGGCGAGACTTTCGCGATCGGCGAGATTCCGGCGATCACGCTGCATGTGCCCGGCCATACGCCCGCCGATGTCGCCTATGTGATCGGCGACGCGGCCTTCGTGGGCGATACGCTGTTCATGCCCGACTATGGCACGGCGCGCGCCGACTTCCCCGGCGGCGACGCCCGCGCGCTCTATCGCTCCATCCGCAGGCTGATGGCGCTGCCGGACGAGACGCGGCTGTTCCTCTGCCACGACTACAAAGCGCCGAACCGCGATGCCTATGCCTGGGAGACGACGGTCGGCGCCGAGCGCAAGGGCAATGTGCATGTGCATGACGGAGTCGGCGAGGACGCGTTCGTCGACATGCGCACGCATCGCGACGCGACCTTGGACCTGCCGCATCTGATCCTGCCGTCCGTGCAAGTGAATGTGCGCGGCGGTCGCCTGCCGCCGCCGGAGGACAATGGCGCCCGCTATCTGAAGCTCCCGCTGGATGTCTTCTGA
- a CDS encoding peroxiredoxin, producing MEKEPTSAPTTAVRALRVGDLAPVFQARSTGGDIRLDQFRGRWLIFFSHPADFTPVCTSEFVALARAAPRFEEVGCALLGLSVDSLYSHLAWVRAIRDLFGVTVPFPIVEDPTMTIGRAYGMLDETARDSSAMRATYYIDPEGIVRALTWYPLTVGRSVEEMLRLVTALKKAASGEVMTPEGWMPGGDLLLPPTNAAQDALAPGATDSWFYRTCKDSGK from the coding sequence ATGGAAAAAGAACCGACTTCGGCTCCGACGACGGCCGTGCGCGCGCTGCGCGTCGGCGATCTCGCGCCGGTTTTTCAGGCGCGCTCCACCGGCGGCGACATTCGTCTCGATCAGTTCCGCGGCCGCTGGCTGATCTTCTTCTCGCATCCGGCGGATTTCACGCCGGTCTGCACCAGCGAATTCGTGGCGCTGGCGCGCGCCGCGCCGCGCTTCGAGGAAGTGGGCTGCGCGCTGCTGGGCCTCTCGGTCGACAGCCTCTATTCGCATCTGGCCTGGGTACGGGCGATTCGCGACCTTTTCGGCGTCACCGTCCCCTTCCCCATCGTCGAGGATCCGACCATGACCATTGGTCGCGCCTATGGAATGCTGGACGAGACCGCCCGAGATTCCTCGGCGATGCGCGCGACCTATTACATCGACCCGGAGGGAATCGTGCGGGCGCTCACTTGGTATCCGCTGACGGTCGGCCGTTCGGTGGAGGAGATGCTGCGCCTCGTCACGGCGCTGAAAAAGGCGGCCTCTGGCGAGGTGATGACGCCAGAGGGCTGGATGCCCGGCGGCGATCTTCTGCTGCCGCCTACCAACGCCGCGCAAGACGCGCTCGCGCCCGGCGCGACCGACAGCTGGTTCTATCGGACATGCAAAGATTCAGGCAAATGA
- a CDS encoding metalloregulator ArsR/SmtB family transcription factor has product MTALYQSRERANEAAERLKIFAQPQRLMILSYLLAGEHTVGEIEAATAIQQPALSQQLAELRRAELVETRRAAKQVFYRLADAKVTLCVKCVEAIFEGAADPQGALAEALRAPQATREAPGKAGAAAFAKIV; this is encoded by the coding sequence ATGACCGCACTCTACCAATCGCGCGAGCGCGCCAATGAGGCCGCCGAAAGGCTGAAGATTTTCGCGCAGCCGCAGCGGCTGATGATTCTGTCCTATCTCCTCGCCGGCGAGCACACGGTCGGCGAGATCGAGGCCGCGACGGCGATACAGCAGCCGGCCTTGAGCCAGCAACTCGCCGAGCTGCGCCGCGCCGAGCTGGTGGAGACGCGCCGCGCCGCCAAGCAGGTCTTCTACCGCCTGGCCGACGCCAAGGTGACGCTCTGCGTCAAATGCGTCGAGGCGATCTTCGAAGGCGCCGCCGATCCGCAAGGCGCCCTCGCCGAAGCGCTGCGCGCGCCGCAGGCCACGCGCGAGGCGCCGGGCAAGGCCGGAGCGGCGGCGTTCGCGAAGATCGTGTAA
- a CDS encoding type II toxin-antitoxin system ParD family antitoxin: MRSTQQFSVTLPTEMAQMVKAKVSSGEYASESEVIRDGLRALLARDRAVENWLSQEVAPAYDRMKTDPSRGRSPADVRAALAAEHERATKTTR; encoded by the coding sequence ATGCGGAGCACCCAGCAATTCAGCGTGACGCTGCCGACTGAAATGGCGCAAATGGTCAAGGCGAAGGTGTCGTCCGGTGAATACGCCAGCGAAAGCGAGGTCATTCGCGACGGCCTCCGCGCCCTGCTGGCGCGCGACCGCGCGGTCGAGAACTGGCTGTCGCAGGAGGTCGCGCCGGCCTATGACAGGATGAAGACCGACCCATCGCGCGGACGATCTCCCGCCGATGTTCGCGCGGCGCTGGCGGCCGAGCATGAGCGGGCGACGAAGACGACCCGCTGA
- a CDS encoding type II toxin-antitoxin system RelE/ParE family toxin, with protein sequence MGSYNVIFSPEAEAQLLATYRWIAERATPSAAERFTGAIVDYCENLRSFPERGTRRDDLRPGLRTIGFRRRVTIAFAVEAEVVTIVGVFYGGQNFEASLSIADE encoded by the coding sequence ATGGGGTCCTATAACGTCATTTTCTCGCCCGAAGCCGAGGCGCAGCTCCTCGCCACCTATCGCTGGATCGCTGAGCGGGCGACTCCGTCGGCGGCCGAGCGTTTCACCGGCGCGATCGTCGATTATTGCGAAAATCTCCGCAGCTTCCCCGAGCGCGGGACACGTCGTGACGATTTACGGCCGGGCCTGCGGACGATCGGCTTTCGTCGGCGCGTGACGATCGCTTTTGCCGTCGAAGCCGAAGTCGTGACGATCGTCGGCGTTTTTTACGGCGGACAGAATTTCGAAGCTTCGCTGTCGATCGCAGACGAATGA
- a CDS encoding YgiQ family radical SAM protein produces MTKAAETRGAAKPLFSYRKHWAHRFGVAPFLPMSRAEMDTLGWDSCDIILVTGDAYIDHPSFGMAIIGRLLEAQGFRVGIIAQPDWRDASAFRALGKPNLFFGVTSGNMDSMVNRYTSDRRLRHNDSYTPGGEGGKRPDRSVIVYAQRCREAFPDAPILLGGIESSLRRIAHYDYWSDKVRRSILFDAKADLLLYGNAERALVEVAHRIAKRGMAQDFSDIRGLAFTREATPEGWLEASAEDIDEPDEGRMRKDAQSEGVVIRLPAFEQVANDPESYARASRVLHRESNPGNARPLTQRHGTRDIWLTAPPIPLTMAEMDGVYDLPFARAPHPSYTQAIPAWEMIRHSVTIMRGCFGGCSFCSITEHEGRIIQSRSEGSILKEIETIRDKTEGFTGIISDIGGPTANMYRLACKDRETEALCRRPSCVYPDICKNLETSHDALIQLYRKARAIPGVKKVMVASGVRYDLAVKSPAYVRELVEHHVGGYLKIAPEHTESGPLSKMMKPGIGSYDRFKRLFDAAAQAAKKQYFLIPYFIAAHPGTSDEDMMNLALWLKKNGYRADQVQTYLPSPMALSTAMYHSGFNPLKPVRRGASEKVDAVKGLRQRRLHKAFLRYHDPENWPVLREALKAMGRADLIGPGKHHLVPGWQPAGTGKAGEGRRTGQKSARPQSREFRTNGLRSRGS; encoded by the coding sequence ATGACGAAAGCCGCCGAAACAAGAGGCGCGGCCAAGCCGCTGTTCTCCTATCGCAAGCATTGGGCGCATCGCTTCGGCGTCGCCCCTTTTCTGCCCATGTCGCGCGCCGAGATGGACACGCTCGGCTGGGACAGCTGCGACATCATCCTCGTCACCGGCGACGCCTATATCGACCATCCGAGCTTCGGCATGGCCATCATCGGCCGCCTGCTGGAGGCGCAGGGCTTTCGCGTCGGCATCATCGCCCAGCCGGATTGGCGCGACGCTTCCGCCTTTCGCGCGCTCGGCAAGCCCAATCTCTTCTTCGGCGTCACCAGCGGCAATATGGATTCGATGGTGAACCGCTACACCTCCGACCGGCGGCTGCGGCACAACGACTCCTACACGCCCGGCGGCGAAGGCGGCAAAAGGCCGGACCGTTCCGTCATCGTCTACGCCCAGCGCTGCCGCGAGGCTTTTCCCGATGCGCCCATATTGCTCGGCGGCATAGAGTCGTCGCTGCGGCGCATCGCCCATTACGACTATTGGTCGGACAAGGTCCGCCGCTCCATCCTCTTCGACGCCAAGGCGGATCTGCTGCTCTATGGCAATGCCGAGCGCGCGCTGGTCGAGGTGGCGCATCGCATCGCCAAGCGCGGCATGGCGCAGGATTTCTCCGATATCCGCGGCCTCGCCTTCACGCGCGAGGCGACGCCGGAGGGCTGGCTCGAGGCCTCGGCCGAGGACATCGACGAGCCCGACGAAGGCCGCATGCGCAAGGATGCGCAGAGCGAAGGTGTCGTTATCCGCCTGCCCGCTTTCGAGCAGGTCGCCAATGATCCCGAATCCTACGCGCGCGCCTCGCGCGTGCTGCATAGGGAGAGCAATCCGGGCAATGCGCGGCCGCTGACACAGCGTCATGGAACGCGCGACATTTGGCTCACCGCGCCGCCCATTCCGCTGACCATGGCGGAGATGGACGGCGTTTATGATCTGCCCTTCGCGCGCGCGCCGCATCCCTCCTACACGCAGGCGATTCCCGCCTGGGAGATGATCCGTCATTCGGTGACGATCATGCGCGGCTGCTTCGGCGGCTGCTCCTTCTGCTCGATCACCGAGCATGAGGGCCGCATCATTCAATCGCGCTCGGAAGGCTCGATCCTGAAAGAGATCGAGACGATCCGCGACAAGACCGAAGGTTTCACCGGCATCATCTCCGACATTGGCGGGCCGACGGCGAATATGTATCGCCTCGCCTGCAAGGATCGCGAGACCGAGGCGCTGTGCCGGCGGCCCTCCTGCGTCTATCCCGATATTTGCAAGAATCTGGAGACCAGCCATGACGCGCTGATCCAGCTGTATCGCAAGGCGCGCGCAATTCCCGGCGTCAAGAAAGTGATGGTGGCCTCGGGCGTGCGCTATGATCTCGCGGTGAAGAGTCCGGCCTATGTGCGCGAGCTGGTCGAGCATCATGTCGGCGGCTATCTCAAAATCGCGCCCGAACATACGGAGAGCGGCCCGCTCTCCAAGATGATGAAGCCCGGCATTGGCTCCTACGACCGCTTCAAGCGTCTGTTCGACGCCGCGGCGCAGGCGGCCAAGAAGCAATATTTCCTCATCCCCTATTTCATCGCCGCGCATCCGGGCACGAGCGACGAAGACATGATGAATCTGGCGCTATGGCTGAAGAAGAACGGCTATCGCGCCGATCAGGTGCAGACCTATCTGCCCTCGCCCATGGCGCTGTCGACGGCCATGTATCATTCGGGCTTCAATCCGCTGAAGCCGGTGCGGCGCGGCGCGTCGGAAAAGGTCGACGCCGTGAAGGGCCTGCGCCAGCGCCGCCTGCACAAGGCCTTTCTGCGCTATCACGATCCCGAGAATTGGCCGGTGCTGCGCGAGGCGCTGAAAGCCATGGGCCGCGCCGATCTCATCGGCCCCGGCAAGCATCATCTCGTGCCGGGCTGGCAACCGGCGGGGACCGGCAAGGCCGGCGAAGGCCGGCGCACAGGTCAGAAAAGCGCGCGGCCGCAGTCGCGGGAATTCCGAACGAACGGACTGCGCTCGCGGGGCTCATAA